In Bythopirellula goksoeyrii, a single window of DNA contains:
- a CDS encoding LysM peptidoglycan-binding domain-containing protein: protein MSRSRKLLTAIAILTLGIVLSWPFRQTQESSDSSAHNVDDFPRAINGDPITMDSSGSEPHELDVPVAPAHVSARMASTNDSPEPPSNQALESFDLANHPAMQSHPIVSHEDDSSPDIGATSGVARPAYSVAEIESGSNTPDDWPQEVLHVVCNGDTLERLAERYLDDPGRGLEIFDLNRDQLSNPYLLPIGVELRIPAQESRPVD from the coding sequence GTGAGTCGATCCCGCAAACTACTGACTGCCATTGCCATCCTAACTCTCGGGATTGTACTGTCATGGCCTTTTCGCCAGACGCAGGAGTCTTCTGATTCTTCTGCGCATAATGTTGATGATTTTCCACGAGCGATTAACGGAGACCCCATTACCATGGATTCTTCCGGTTCTGAGCCTCACGAACTGGATGTCCCGGTAGCACCCGCCCACGTATCTGCCAGAATGGCTAGCACGAATGATTCTCCCGAGCCACCATCCAACCAAGCTTTGGAAAGCTTCGATCTAGCAAATCATCCTGCCATGCAGTCACATCCTATAGTTTCTCATGAGGACGATTCCTCACCGGACATCGGAGCAACTTCTGGAGTTGCTCGACCTGCCTACAGCGTGGCCGAAATAGAGAGCGGCTCCAACACGCCAGATGATTGGCCTCAAGAGGTCTTACACGTCGTATGCAACGGCGACACTCTCGAGAGACTGGCTGAGCGATACTTGGATGACCCAGGTAGAGGGCTAGAAATCTTCGATCTCAATCGAGATCAATTGAGCAATCCGTACTTACTTCCGATAGGCGTGGAATTAAGAATCCCCGCTCAGGAATCCCGGCCAGTTGATTGA
- the secD gene encoding protein translocase subunit SecD — translation MTNVQTGGTLRSYSLPLSAILATTLLVGVSSIPALGQDDSTAEIAGAAETETGTLEVPRTTTSTPVEGQAPISGFVLLAIVIALFVVPVLIGNYLARRWRMPDYGWKFAVAIGSLLAAAVVIYEGEVKYGPDLSGGITLIYELQDTAGMDDDEDSQGGQSVSSRSTLVRQLIAALGERVDPSGTKEVSIREYGPDQIEIIIPKASPAELDYIERKVYTAGALEFRITASPVFAENKKIIELAEALPPGENEVRMGGRKVAEWMIYDEKLGPFDRPDDRFVKRMAGKIPQALVLMNDGYDVTGEYLQKAAAGFDETGQPEVRFNFDDQGAFRFGRLSGQHVPNPSGQKYYLGIILDGKLLSAPAINSKITSSGRITGINDKEEVDFVVDILNSGSLPASLNKDPISREVISPTIGVETVRMGRTAILASLVIVMIFMLFYYRFAGLVACLALGANLLLILGVMVLLHAAFTLPGLAGLVLTVGMSVDANVLIFERIREERARGAALRMAIRNGFSKAMSTIVDANLTNLITAVAIYKIAPDNVKGFGVTLIIGIVMSMYSAIFLSRLIFDVAERTNNLKKLSMVQMIGQTNFDFMGKRGLAIVCSVVLIAIGLFSVIDRGNDLLNIDFTGGSSVTMVLRDDSKMPFSEVKKMLEKTELNDKNISLVEVGTTNSRFTINSVEQDVEAVQQILQDTFGERLQTYQVTASNIKPLGKQTSSTTAPARSQVNLVNFQTDESAEGEDASSKASDDAEETTETSGDGDASIDTSPSVIADPFASGTSAEIVFGSDGDEDAGVNQETASQLLQDALAATGHGSVAFSVDNPEYQPGSARRFVKWNVKLALPVEESESVFSELEKATNNQPVFPLANKIGGRVADDLRTKAFAAVFVSLVGIIAYIWFRFQKIYYGVAAVIALIHDVLVSIGMIALSAAIVSAIPGLAQILMIEKFQISLTIVAALLTIIGYSLNDTIVIFDRIREVKGKSPYLTRDMINLSINQTLSRTILTSFTTLLSVILLYILGGDGIHGFAFSLLIGIVAGTYSTVFIAAPILLWMSPNEAESSAKSNSRVSKESMATASSS, via the coding sequence ATGACAAACGTTCAAACCGGCGGAACATTGCGCAGTTATAGTTTGCCCCTCTCGGCCATCCTGGCAACTACGTTGCTGGTAGGCGTGTCAAGCATTCCTGCGTTGGGACAGGACGATTCTACCGCCGAAATTGCAGGTGCAGCAGAGACTGAAACGGGGACTTTGGAAGTGCCGCGTACGACAACTTCCACTCCGGTCGAAGGTCAGGCTCCGATATCAGGTTTCGTACTCCTGGCGATTGTAATAGCTTTGTTCGTAGTTCCTGTCCTCATCGGCAATTACTTGGCTCGGCGGTGGCGGATGCCGGATTACGGTTGGAAATTTGCTGTGGCAATAGGCTCCTTGCTGGCAGCGGCCGTGGTGATTTACGAAGGAGAGGTTAAGTATGGGCCCGACCTGAGTGGTGGTATTACGCTGATCTACGAACTGCAAGATACGGCAGGCATGGATGACGACGAGGATTCGCAAGGTGGCCAATCAGTCTCCTCTCGCAGCACCTTGGTTCGCCAACTAATCGCTGCCCTCGGAGAGCGCGTCGACCCCAGCGGTACCAAGGAAGTCTCAATCCGTGAATATGGACCGGACCAAATCGAGATCATTATCCCTAAGGCGAGTCCTGCGGAACTCGACTACATCGAGCGGAAGGTCTATACGGCTGGAGCCTTGGAATTTCGTATTACTGCTTCCCCCGTTTTTGCAGAGAACAAGAAGATTATCGAACTGGCTGAGGCACTCCCACCTGGTGAAAACGAGGTCCGCATGGGTGGCCGCAAGGTCGCAGAATGGATGATCTACGACGAGAAGTTAGGGCCGTTCGACAGGCCAGACGATCGGTTCGTAAAACGAATGGCTGGAAAAATCCCGCAAGCCTTGGTGCTTATGAACGATGGCTATGACGTGACAGGAGAATACTTGCAGAAGGCCGCCGCGGGATTCGATGAAACCGGCCAGCCCGAAGTTCGATTCAACTTTGACGATCAAGGGGCTTTCCGATTCGGGCGGCTTTCTGGGCAGCACGTTCCCAATCCTTCGGGACAAAAGTACTATCTCGGCATTATCCTCGATGGCAAGTTACTTTCGGCTCCGGCAATTAACTCCAAAATTACCTCCTCAGGGCGTATTACCGGAATCAACGACAAGGAAGAAGTCGACTTCGTGGTCGACATTTTGAACTCAGGTAGTTTGCCAGCATCGCTTAACAAAGATCCGATTAGCCGCGAAGTCATCAGCCCGACCATTGGCGTCGAGACGGTCCGCATGGGCCGCACGGCGATCTTGGCTTCCTTGGTGATCGTGATGATCTTCATGTTGTTTTATTACCGCTTTGCGGGACTTGTTGCTTGCTTGGCACTAGGAGCCAACCTGTTACTGATACTGGGCGTGATGGTCTTGCTGCACGCTGCCTTCACTCTGCCGGGGCTCGCTGGATTGGTTCTGACGGTCGGTATGTCCGTGGATGCCAACGTGCTGATCTTCGAGCGGATTCGAGAAGAACGTGCTCGAGGGGCTGCCCTCCGCATGGCTATTCGCAATGGGTTTTCAAAAGCCATGTCAACAATCGTTGATGCGAATCTGACGAATCTTATTACGGCTGTGGCAATCTACAAAATAGCTCCCGATAATGTTAAAGGCTTTGGTGTTACATTGATCATCGGGATCGTGATGAGTATGTATTCGGCGATCTTTCTCTCGCGGCTCATCTTCGACGTCGCCGAACGCACTAACAACCTTAAAAAGTTGAGTATGGTCCAGATGATTGGTCAAACAAATTTTGACTTTATGGGCAAACGCGGATTAGCAATCGTCTGTTCCGTGGTTCTCATTGCTATCGGTTTATTCTCAGTGATCGATCGAGGCAACGATTTGTTGAATATCGATTTTACCGGTGGCAGCTCGGTGACGATGGTTCTCAGAGATGACAGCAAAATGCCGTTTTCTGAGGTTAAAAAGATGCTCGAAAAGACCGAGCTGAACGATAAGAATATCTCTCTTGTTGAAGTTGGCACGACGAACTCCCGCTTCACTATCAATTCTGTAGAGCAGGATGTCGAGGCTGTACAACAGATTCTTCAGGATACTTTTGGAGAGCGTTTACAGACGTATCAGGTAACGGCCTCCAACATCAAGCCACTAGGCAAACAAACGAGTTCGACTACTGCCCCTGCAAGATCGCAGGTGAATCTGGTTAACTTTCAGACAGACGAGTCAGCAGAAGGCGAAGACGCCAGCTCCAAGGCAAGTGATGATGCAGAAGAAACGACAGAGACATCGGGTGATGGCGATGCCTCTATTGATACGAGTCCTTCCGTGATTGCCGATCCCTTTGCGTCGGGCACAAGTGCCGAGATAGTTTTTGGAAGCGACGGGGACGAAGATGCCGGTGTGAATCAAGAAACCGCGAGTCAACTCCTCCAAGATGCGCTTGCCGCAACAGGGCATGGCTCAGTCGCCTTTTCCGTCGACAACCCAGAATATCAGCCTGGAAGCGCCCGCCGCTTCGTCAAGTGGAATGTTAAACTGGCGCTTCCTGTGGAGGAATCAGAGAGTGTATTTTCTGAGTTGGAAAAAGCAACCAATAATCAGCCCGTCTTTCCCCTCGCTAATAAGATTGGAGGTCGCGTGGCAGACGATCTGCGCACGAAGGCCTTTGCAGCCGTTTTTGTCAGTTTGGTTGGTATTATCGCCTATATTTGGTTTCGGTTTCAGAAAATCTATTACGGTGTGGCTGCTGTGATTGCTCTGATTCATGATGTGTTGGTTTCGATAGGAATGATTGCCCTTAGTGCCGCAATCGTTTCAGCGATCCCAGGGCTGGCACAGATACTCATGATCGAAAAGTTTCAGATTAGCCTTACCATCGTAGCAGCACTACTGACAATCATCGGCTATTCCCTCAACGACACCATTGTAATATTTGATCGCATAAGGGAGGTAAAGGGCAAGAGCCCTTATCTTACTCGAGACATGATCAATCTGAGTATTAATCAAACGCTCTCCCGGACAATCCTGACCTCATTCACCACTTTGCTGTCGGTAATTTTGCTTTACATTTTGGGTGGTGATGGAATTCACGGATTCGCATTCTCCTTGTTGATTGGAATCGTTGCAGGAACCTACTCTACAGTATTCATTGCGGCTCCGATTCTCCTTTGGATGAGCCCTAACGAGGCGGAGAGTAGTGCAAAGTCAAATTCCCGCGTTTCCAAAGAGTCCATGGCTACGGCATCATCGAGCTAG
- the yajC gene encoding preprotein translocase subunit YajC: MIFFQFQIASLLAASGLVFAQDAAPEPPGLGSMLPGLIAIMVFFYFLILRPQKNKERAMQELVSNLKEKDRVVTIGGIHGVVTNVQRDREEVTLRVDESSGAKLRVSLSAIARVVTDENKTEGS, from the coding sequence ATGATCTTTTTTCAGTTTCAGATTGCCAGTCTGCTGGCAGCAAGCGGGCTTGTTTTCGCTCAAGACGCCGCGCCCGAACCACCTGGGTTAGGAAGTATGCTCCCGGGGTTAATCGCAATCATGGTGTTCTTTTACTTCCTGATTCTGCGCCCGCAAAAGAATAAAGAGAGGGCCATGCAGGAGTTGGTCAGCAATCTCAAGGAGAAGGATCGCGTTGTCACAATAGGTGGAATTCACGGTGTTGTGACTAACGTCCAACGTGATCGTGAGGAAGTGACGCTACGTGTTGACGAATCGTCTGGTGCGAAGTTGAGAGTGAGTCTCTCGGCCATCGCCCGGGTAGTAACAGATGAAAACAAAACTGAGGGCTCATAA
- the tgt gene encoding tRNA guanosine(34) transglycosylase Tgt — protein sequence MASSPFRFELLHSDTGCDARRGRLHTPHGTVELPTFMPVGTLGTVKGVDIARLRETGAQIVLGNTYHLALRPGANVVAELGGLHVFMGWQGPILTDSGGFQVFSLAERVKVTEKGVSFRSHIDGSALEITPERSIAIQEELGSDFAMAFDHVVALPNKREVIEDATWRSVRWAERCLEAAQREDQMLLGIVQGGLDPELRQSCAKALVSLDFRGYAIGGLSVGEPPEEMYSTLEATVPALPTERPRYLMGVGRPEDLVESMARGVDMFDCVMPTRNGRNALAFTDQGTVRLRNSQHERNRDPLEANCPCPACQHSRGYLRHLFQAKEMLGPILTSIHNITYYQRLMAEARQAIEADSFSEFRRAKLAAWGAKDSK from the coding sequence ATGGCCTCCTCGCCTTTCCGATTCGAATTGCTGCACTCTGACACCGGTTGCGATGCACGGCGGGGGCGCCTGCATACTCCGCACGGAACTGTTGAATTGCCGACGTTCATGCCTGTTGGCACGTTGGGTACCGTTAAGGGTGTCGACATCGCTCGACTCCGTGAGACCGGCGCTCAGATCGTTCTGGGCAACACCTATCATTTGGCTTTGCGCCCTGGAGCCAATGTGGTTGCCGAATTGGGTGGACTCCATGTATTCATGGGATGGCAGGGGCCAATCCTCACTGATAGTGGGGGGTTCCAAGTCTTCAGCTTGGCCGAGAGGGTCAAAGTAACCGAGAAAGGCGTCTCGTTTCGATCGCACATCGATGGCTCAGCGTTGGAAATCACTCCGGAGCGATCGATTGCGATTCAAGAGGAATTAGGGAGCGATTTCGCGATGGCTTTCGACCATGTCGTAGCGCTTCCCAATAAGCGTGAGGTCATTGAGGATGCTACCTGGCGAAGCGTCCGCTGGGCCGAACGATGCCTGGAGGCCGCTCAGCGCGAGGACCAGATGCTGCTGGGGATCGTTCAGGGGGGACTCGACCCAGAGTTGCGCCAGAGTTGTGCGAAAGCACTGGTCTCATTAGATTTTCGCGGCTATGCGATCGGTGGACTGAGCGTAGGCGAACCACCGGAGGAAATGTACTCCACGTTGGAGGCGACTGTGCCTGCGTTGCCTACTGAGCGCCCTCGCTATCTGATGGGAGTTGGTCGCCCCGAGGATTTGGTCGAGTCCATGGCACGTGGCGTCGACATGTTCGATTGCGTGATGCCGACGCGAAACGGTCGCAATGCCTTGGCGTTTACCGACCAGGGTACGGTTCGGCTGAGAAACTCCCAGCATGAACGGAATCGGGATCCGTTGGAGGCGAACTGCCCTTGCCCTGCTTGCCAGCATAGCCGTGGTTATCTCAGGCATCTGTTCCAAGCCAAGGAGATGCTGGGACCCATTCTCACGTCGATTCACAACATAACCTACTACCAAAGGCTCATGGCTGAGGCTCGCCAAGCGATCGAGGCGGATTCATTTTCTGAGTTCCGGCGGGCCAAATTGGCTGCTTGGGGGGCCAAGGATTCGAAGTGA
- a CDS encoding DNA-directed RNA polymerase subunit alpha C-terminal domain-containing protein, whose translation MSQVLDIDLKQIVLSNSTFGPNEIKQIVKAISSDYNNFRLLRDAVGEMQQQETRTPAASVRLGVCQYLLGRYSDAVGTLRSADGGALTHFYLGKALMALDKYEEAFTAFESSERAGYNRDDVALAKSEALRYCGKPQDAMLILDNLSGAIEQTADYLYQRSATVSATGGNPEEVVALLERAVESDNTHSGALFGLAMENDRHGNDDYARQLYERAAAQFPTHVGTLLNLGLLYEDIEHFERSKQCYQRILDTYPDHPRARLYFKDADASRDMYYDEEARRRQDRMAQMLSVPVSDFELSVRSRNCLQKMGIMTLGDLCETSEQELLASKNFGETSLVEIREMLSSKGLELGQFAATWKEEEPTYDPEVLSDDERALLDRPIADLNLSVRARKCMVRLGLSTIGELVRRTGDDLLECKNFGVTSLNEVREKLTQANLKLRGD comes from the coding sequence ATGTCACAAGTCCTCGATATCGATCTCAAACAAATTGTTCTCTCGAACAGCACCTTTGGACCCAATGAAATCAAACAGATCGTGAAAGCGATCTCATCGGATTACAATAACTTCCGTCTGTTGCGGGACGCAGTAGGAGAAATGCAACAGCAGGAAACTCGCACTCCAGCCGCTTCGGTGCGTCTGGGAGTTTGCCAATACCTGCTTGGTCGCTACTCCGACGCAGTTGGGACTCTGCGGAGTGCCGATGGGGGCGCGCTGACGCACTTCTATCTTGGCAAAGCATTGATGGCACTCGACAAATATGAAGAAGCCTTCACTGCTTTCGAGTCTTCCGAACGAGCTGGCTATAATCGCGACGATGTTGCCCTGGCCAAGAGTGAGGCACTTCGCTATTGCGGTAAGCCCCAAGATGCCATGTTGATACTTGACAATCTTTCGGGAGCAATCGAGCAAACGGCCGATTATCTTTACCAACGTTCTGCGACAGTCTCTGCAACGGGTGGAAACCCCGAGGAAGTAGTGGCCCTCTTAGAGAGAGCTGTCGAATCCGACAACACCCATTCGGGAGCACTCTTTGGCTTGGCGATGGAGAATGATCGTCATGGCAATGATGACTACGCTCGTCAACTTTACGAACGGGCAGCCGCCCAGTTTCCCACGCATGTCGGTACGTTGCTAAATCTCGGATTGCTCTACGAAGATATCGAGCACTTTGAACGCTCCAAGCAGTGCTACCAACGAATCCTGGATACTTATCCCGACCATCCTCGCGCCCGACTCTACTTCAAGGATGCCGATGCTTCGCGCGATATGTATTACGATGAGGAAGCGCGGCGTCGACAAGATCGCATGGCTCAGATGTTGAGCGTGCCGGTGAGCGACTTTGAACTGTCGGTCCGAAGTCGCAATTGCTTGCAGAAAATGGGGATTATGACCCTCGGCGATCTGTGCGAGACTTCCGAGCAAGAACTGTTGGCAAGTAAGAATTTTGGCGAGACTTCGCTTGTTGAGATTCGGGAAATGCTTTCTTCCAAGGGACTCGAACTTGGTCAGTTTGCCGCGACATGGAAAGAAGAGGAGCCAACGTATGATCCCGAAGTCCTCAGCGACGACGAACGTGCTCTGCTGGATCGACCCATTGCCGACCTGAATCTTTCTGTACGTGCCCGCAAGTGCATGGTGCGATTGGGACTCTCAACTATTGGCGAACTGGTTCGTCGCACGGGTGATGATCTCTTAGAATGCAAGAATTTCGGAGTTACGAGCCTCAATGAGGTCCGTGAGAAACTCACCCAGGCCAACTTGAAGTTGCGTGGAGATTGA
- a CDS encoding response regulator transcription factor, which produces MNGTSAIEQAIVYIVDDDEQVRKGLVALVQAMGVASEAYPSAEDFLQAFEGRRPACLVTDVRMLGMSGLELQERLLQLGVSMSVIVLTAFATTPTTVRAMRNGALTLMEKPSNDEELWNAIRAGLASDLQNYQLELQRSSLKQRLDNLTPKELEVLHLMIAGDANKVIARKLDCSIRTIENHRQKVFHKMEADSLAELVRMAVALGIVPNLV; this is translated from the coding sequence ATGAATGGAACCTCTGCGATTGAGCAAGCCATAGTATATATCGTGGATGACGACGAACAAGTTCGCAAAGGACTTGTGGCTTTAGTACAGGCCATGGGTGTCGCAAGCGAGGCCTATCCCAGCGCTGAAGATTTCTTACAAGCGTTTGAGGGACGGCGTCCTGCCTGCCTAGTGACCGACGTCCGGATGCTAGGCATGAGCGGGTTAGAACTGCAGGAACGTTTGTTGCAACTCGGAGTATCGATGTCGGTTATTGTACTCACTGCTTTTGCAACGACTCCTACGACTGTGAGAGCAATGCGCAATGGAGCACTCACCCTAATGGAGAAGCCAAGCAATGACGAAGAACTCTGGAATGCAATTCGCGCAGGCCTGGCAAGCGATCTCCAAAACTATCAACTCGAGCTTCAGCGCAGTTCACTCAAACAGCGGCTTGACAATCTGACTCCGAAAGAGCTGGAAGTTCTCCATCTCATGATCGCAGGAGATGCCAATAAAGTTATCGCCCGCAAGCTGGACTGTAGTATCCGAACTATAGAAAACCATCGACAAAAGGTTTTCCATAAGATGGAAGCCGACTCACTGGCTGAGTTGGTTCGGATGGCGGTCGCATTGGGAATTGTGCCGAACTTAGTGTAA
- a CDS encoding PAS domain-containing sensor histidine kinase, which yields MSVTERNVDLSLQGGSFFESVCLYYRVDSAGCFTFISPALEGLLGVPRSEVVGKSFQDIFDLEHSLGLFALDQQKDGHQSSKSNTRCAIVRQNNGEIAILELQERVLPSSEETSGGSEGLAVDVTHYVNAAVKLSQGERKYRRLVEGLGGDYAIYTHLPNGELTYVSPSVEEILGYLPHELMGLNWRELIGEDFSGRETADQVLADLQAGVRFYKFTTEVAHASGEKRLLEIQQRPVFSPEGQYLLMEGIAKDITEITQNAEELRRLKEELEVRVRERTQELSQINVQLAESESRYRSVVEDQTEFICRWNEGGVYTFVNEAYCRYMNMPASELLGASFLPDIVEEDRGRVLAEIAGLTPQEPAVTSEHRVLDADKNLRWHHWTNRALFDEQGILRGYQSVGRDITDLKQAEDLVQDREDHLMRVSRLATMGELISGIAHEIHQPLHAAQLFAEATRRNLEMEGVANISTAIDCTREITNSISRTATIIRQLHSFTTTKPSKFELLDINEVLHEVAAILSYEIRKAEVKLHYALQKRSISVNADRVQMLQLFVDWFRNAFEAMSGNDRENRHLAIATRRDRRELVVELCDNGAGTDIENTERLFDAFYSTKPGRLGMGLSICKTIAETHHAKVIASKNPTQGMTFAMRLPIAERKKL from the coding sequence ATGAGCGTCACAGAGAGAAACGTTGATTTGTCCCTTCAGGGAGGATCGTTTTTCGAATCCGTTTGCCTTTATTACCGAGTGGACTCAGCAGGTTGTTTCACTTTTATAAGTCCCGCCTTGGAAGGCTTGTTAGGTGTTCCACGTTCTGAGGTTGTAGGCAAGTCGTTTCAAGACATATTCGATCTCGAACATTCTTTGGGTTTATTTGCGCTGGATCAGCAGAAGGATGGTCATCAAAGTTCGAAAAGCAATACTCGCTGTGCCATAGTACGGCAGAACAACGGTGAGATAGCGATCCTCGAGCTCCAAGAGCGTGTACTTCCAAGTTCTGAAGAGACTTCGGGAGGATCGGAAGGATTGGCCGTAGACGTAACGCACTACGTTAATGCCGCGGTCAAATTAAGCCAAGGCGAACGGAAATATCGCCGTCTAGTGGAGGGATTGGGGGGGGACTATGCCATCTACACGCATCTCCCCAATGGAGAACTGACTTATGTGAGCCCTTCGGTCGAGGAGATACTAGGGTATCTGCCGCACGAGTTAATGGGACTCAATTGGCGGGAACTCATTGGCGAGGACTTTTCAGGCCGAGAAACGGCGGATCAGGTTTTGGCTGATCTCCAGGCAGGGGTTCGGTTCTACAAGTTTACTACGGAAGTTGCTCACGCATCTGGTGAAAAGAGACTCCTTGAAATTCAGCAACGACCGGTGTTTTCACCCGAAGGTCAGTATTTGCTGATGGAAGGAATCGCCAAAGATATCACTGAGATTACTCAGAACGCTGAGGAATTGCGTCGGCTTAAAGAAGAGTTAGAGGTGCGGGTCCGAGAGCGAACTCAAGAACTTAGTCAGATCAACGTCCAGCTTGCAGAAAGCGAATCACGTTATCGGAGCGTTGTCGAGGATCAAACGGAATTCATTTGTCGTTGGAATGAAGGAGGGGTCTATACGTTCGTCAACGAGGCATACTGTCGTTACATGAATATGCCGGCGAGTGAGTTACTTGGTGCTTCCTTTCTGCCAGATATCGTTGAAGAAGATCGCGGTCGTGTGCTCGCCGAAATCGCGGGACTCACTCCCCAAGAGCCAGCCGTGACAAGTGAGCACCGAGTGCTGGATGCGGACAAGAATCTTCGTTGGCACCACTGGACAAACCGGGCACTATTCGATGAACAAGGTATTCTCAGGGGATATCAATCTGTTGGACGAGACATTACTGACCTAAAGCAAGCAGAGGACTTGGTTCAAGATCGCGAAGACCATCTCATGCGAGTGTCTCGCTTGGCAACCATGGGGGAATTGATTTCTGGCATCGCCCACGAGATTCATCAGCCGCTGCATGCGGCCCAACTCTTTGCGGAGGCCACGCGGCGTAATCTTGAAATGGAAGGTGTGGCTAACATTTCAACCGCTATTGATTGTACGCGTGAAATCACGAATTCTATCTCTCGTACTGCAACGATCATCCGCCAATTGCACTCGTTTACAACGACTAAGCCGAGTAAGTTTGAGTTGTTGGATATCAATGAAGTCCTTCACGAAGTTGCCGCGATCTTGAGCTATGAAATCAGAAAAGCAGAAGTTAAATTGCATTATGCGCTACAGAAGCGTTCAATTTCGGTCAATGCAGACAGAGTCCAAATGCTACAACTATTCGTCGATTGGTTTCGGAACGCTTTTGAAGCCATGAGCGGAAATGACCGTGAAAACCGACATCTCGCAATAGCTACACGTCGTGACCGGAGAGAGTTGGTAGTGGAGTTGTGTGACAATGGAGCGGGTACCGATATTGAGAATACTGAGCGATTGTTCGATGCATTTTACAGCACGAAACCTGGACGCTTAGGAATGGGGCTCTCGATCTGCAAAACGATTGCGGAAACGCACCATGCCAAAGTAATCGCTTCCAAGAATCCGACTCAGGGAATGACATTTGCGATGCGACTTCCCATAGCAGAAAGGAAGAAGTTATGA
- a CDS encoding glycosyltransferase family 4 protein, producing MRIAYLAAGAAGMYCGSCLHDNTLAAELLRMGEDVILVPIYTPLRTDEVNVSHRKVFYGGINVYMQQKWALFRRTSRWLDWFLDHPALLRTISHFSGNVDPTQLGDLTVSMLQGEQGNQRKELEKLVDWLIDEVRPEVVHLSNSMMLGLARMIAERFGPPVVCSLSGEDIFLEKLSEPFYSQARQLLCERATEIDAFVALNKYYADEMSKYLEVPRERVHVIPHGLDLAGHGVRNGQQENEPRRIGFLARICADKGLHLLVEACELLCTRPECPAFELHAAGYLGKGDRDYLRKIESRVADGPLAKRFHYHGELNREEKIKFLQSLDVFSTPTVYQESKGLPALEAQANAVPVVLPGHGSFPEMLEATSGGLLFKPHDTADLAEKLFEVLSNTSLAKDLGEQGKLGIENKYHVSAMAEQTLGLYRTLITEKTATL from the coding sequence GTGAGAATCGCTTACCTAGCCGCCGGTGCCGCTGGCATGTATTGTGGGAGTTGTTTGCACGACAACACACTCGCCGCGGAGTTGCTGCGGATGGGCGAGGATGTGATTCTCGTTCCAATCTATACACCGCTGCGAACTGATGAAGTGAATGTTAGCCATCGCAAGGTCTTCTATGGTGGCATCAATGTTTACATGCAGCAGAAGTGGGCTTTGTTTCGAAGGACATCTCGTTGGCTTGACTGGTTTCTAGACCACCCTGCCCTCTTGCGGACGATTAGCCACTTTTCCGGAAACGTTGATCCCACGCAATTGGGTGATTTAACCGTCTCAATGCTTCAAGGGGAACAGGGTAACCAGCGAAAAGAATTGGAGAAACTGGTGGATTGGCTGATCGATGAAGTGCGGCCAGAGGTAGTTCATCTCTCGAATTCGATGATGCTTGGGCTGGCGCGCATGATCGCTGAGCGGTTTGGACCTCCGGTGGTTTGTTCCCTATCGGGCGAAGATATTTTCTTAGAGAAACTATCCGAGCCATTCTATTCGCAAGCTCGTCAATTGTTGTGCGAACGGGCTACGGAAATCGATGCTTTTGTTGCGCTGAACAAATATTATGCGGATGAAATGAGTAAGTATCTGGAAGTTCCGCGCGAACGGGTTCACGTCATTCCCCACGGACTCGATTTGGCGGGACATGGAGTGCGGAATGGACAACAAGAAAATGAGCCGCGACGCATTGGCTTTCTTGCACGCATCTGCGCTGACAAGGGGTTGCACCTGTTAGTCGAGGCCTGCGAACTTCTCTGCACTCGGCCCGAATGTCCCGCGTTTGAACTCCATGCCGCCGGGTATCTCGGTAAGGGAGACCGAGATTATCTTCGTAAAATTGAAAGCAGAGTTGCTGACGGGCCATTGGCAAAACGATTTCACTATCATGGGGAATTGAATCGTGAAGAAAAGATTAAGTTCCTTCAATCCCTGGACGTCTTCAGCACCCCCACGGTCTATCAAGAAAGCAAAGGACTTCCAGCCCTAGAGGCTCAGGCGAATGCCGTTCCGGTGGTACTCCCTGGGCATGGATCCTTTCCAGAGATGTTGGAAGCTACAAGTGGAGGATTGCTTTTTAAGCCCCACGATACGGCGGACTTGGCAGAAAAACTGTTTGAAGTCCTCTCCAATACCAGTCTCGCAAAGGACCTGGGGGAACAAGGCAAACTTGGAATTGAAAACAAGTACCATGTCTCGGCGATGGCAGAGCAAACATTGGGTCTTTACCGAACCTTGATTACAGAAAAGACTGCGACTTTGTAG